A section of the Girardinichthys multiradiatus isolate DD_20200921_A chromosome 5, DD_fGirMul_XY1, whole genome shotgun sequence genome encodes:
- the atg4da gene encoding cysteine protease atg4da: MNSVSPSAAQYAGIVMQGEQVESRGQPPLERQGSFGFRTPQVSDASREAAREPDEMDKVKAKLISAWNNVKYGWTIKTKTSFNKISPVTVLGHSYLLNSEDEVDRFCRDFVSRIWLTYRKEFPLLEGSTWTTDCGWGCMLRSGQMLLAQGLMVHLMPRDWAWPDAQQLTDVDFEVFRPRSPVRAGGVPIPSFGSLRGSSTPEKIPASSQASRLCQRKQTESAKDRRAEPIHSKLITWFGDQPPAPFGVHQLVEIGKSSGKKAGDWYGPSIVAHILRKAVAETSVVQNLAVYVAQDCTVYKEDVVHLCDLSPGRSPADPSYQAWKSLIILVPVRLGGEALNPSYIDCVKNILKLDCCIGIIGGKPKHSLYFIGFQDEQLLYLDPHFCQPVVDVAQADFSLESFHCSSPKKMPFSRMDPSCTIGFYAKSKKDFESLCSDVSRALSSSKEKYPIFTFVEGQGQDYGLQGHSSNHSGPSAHILPPGTLSRSNNRSSSEEFVFL; encoded by the exons ATGAACTCAGTTTCCCCCAGTGCAGCGCAGTATGCGGGGATAGTGATGCAGGGTGAGCAGGTGGAGAGCCGGGGGCAGCCGCCTCTGGAGCGGCAGGGCAGCTTCGGATTCAGAACGCCTCAAGTTTCAGATGCaagcagagaagcagccagagAGCCTGATGAGATGGATAAAGTCAAGGCCAAACTGATTTCAGCATGGAACAATGTCAAATATG GTTGGACGATTAAAACCAAAACCTCTTtcaacaaaatatctcctgtcACTGTCCTGGGACACTCCTATCTGCTCAACAGTGAAG ATGAGGTGGACAGGTTCTGTCGGGATTTTGTGTCCAGAATATGGCTGACTTACAGGAAGGAGTTTCCTCTGCTGGAAGGGtccacctggacaacagactgtgGTTGGGGCTGCATGCTGCGCAGCGGACAGATGCTGCTGGCACAGGGgctcatggtccacctgatgcCTAGAG ATTGGGCTTGGCCAGATGCTCAGCAGCTCACTGATGTGGATTTTGAGGTGTTCCGGCCTCGTTCCCCAGTACGGGCTGGAGGGGTCCCCATTCCATCCTTTGGTTCTTTGCGAGGATCCAGCACCCCAGAGAAAATCCCGGCTAGCAGTCAGGCATCCAGGCTCTGCCAGAGAAAACAGACAGAGTCTGCAAAGGACCGGCGAGCTGAGCCCATCCACTCCAAGCTAATTACCTGGTTTGGAGATCAACCTCCAGCACCTTTTGGTGTTCACCAGCTGGTGGAAATAGGCAAAAGTTCAGGGAAGAAGGCTGGCGACTGGTACGGCCCCTCAATAGTGGCACATATTCTTCG GAAAGCTGTGGCCGAAACCTCTGTGGTACAGAACCTAGCTGTGTATGTTGCTCAGGATTGTACAG TGTACAAAGAGGACGTGGTGCATCTTTGTGACCTATCACCAGGTCGGAGCCCTGCTGATCCTTCCTACCAAGCCTGGAAGTCCCTCATCATACTGGTGCCGGTCCGGCTCGGAGGAGAGGCCCTCAACCCGTCCTATATTGACTGCGTCAAG aacatCCTGAAGCTGGATTGTTGTATTGGAATAATTGGAGGGAAACCAAAGCACTCACTGTACTTTATTGGCTTCCAAG ATGAGCAGCTGCTCTATCTGGATCCTCACTTCTGCCAGCCGGTTGTCGATGTCGCTCAAGCAGATTTCTCACTGGAG TCGTTCCACTGCAGCTCTCCTAAAAAGATGCCCTTCAGCCGCATGGATCCCAGCTGTACCATCGGCTTCTACGCCAAGAGCAAGAAGGACTTTGAGTCTTTATGTTCAGATGTCAGCAGG GCTCTATCCTCATCCAAGGAGAAATACCCCATCTTTACCTTCGTCGAGGGGCAGGGTCAGGACTATGGGCTTCAGGGTCACAGCAGCAACCACAGTGGACCCTCAGCCCACATCCTGCCCCCAGGCACACTGAGCAGGAGTAACAATAGAAGCAGCAGTGAGGAGTTTGTCTTCCTGTGA